The genome window AGGCAAAGAAAACTGTCTTTGAACTTCAACAAATACCACACGTGCCTTTAGGCTATCGAAAAAATCGAAAATCTCCGGAAATATTGGAGGCACTCCAATATAACCTAATCGCACTCGGTCATCGAATGAAGTTCTCTTTTTGGCATCTTCGATAAGTTTTTCCGCAGTTGCACAATATTTTTCTATATCACTATTGAAATCTGAGGTTGTTACATGGAAAAGGTGATTCTCAAACGAGGTGATTTTATTCTCCTCCCATGCGAGTCGATCTATATCTTGGGCCAATCTTCGTGGTTTTTCAAGAATCCGGAAATTCTCGATAATTTGTTCGCGTTCGACCCCGAAATAGCAACCTAAATTAGTAATCTCGGCATCGAGGATACGTTTATTACCATCGTAAGGAAAAGCGAACGGGATTACCTTAATACCGATATCTTCGAGTGTCTCTGCAAGGGCATGTGTATTGGAACAATCACCTTGTGATAAAAAAACGATAGTATCAATATCTTCCGACATCGCCACCGCACCATAAATGCCAGCTATCCATGCACATATGGTACGCGGATAACCTTCTCTATAGGCTAGCGAGAGGAATTGTTCGCGTTTGTCATCTGCGAGAAAAAGGTTATTAAGATCTACTGGGATATTCCCAGACGCCCAGATAACTTCCTGAGGTATTGTTGTCGTTATTCCAATTCGTTTTTTCAATATAGTAAACTTTTAAGATGTCTCATTTGAAAACTCATAAAACCGAAAGATAATTATTGGATATTCGAAATACTTCCAAAGTAAGATTATTAACCTATTCAAATTCTATTATATAACCACTTAAACATATATATAGTGATTTGCCTATATAACTTAATTATTCAAATAAATCAATTATAGTAAATTTTTCAACATCGACCAATCCATCATCTGTAAGTTTAAGTTTCGGTATTACAGGCAATGCGAGGAATCCCAACATCATGAATGGATCATCGATAGTGCTTCCCATTTTGTTTGTTATATTTTTAATCTTCTCCATCTTTTTATCGACCGAAATCACGGTGCTAAAGGACATAAGCCCCGCCAAAGGAAGCCGAAGTTTTCCGAGCACTTCGCCATCACGCACTGCCACAAACCCACCCCCCATTTTCACAACTGCTTTCGCAGCTGTATTCATATCGGCGTCGTTAGCACCCAAAACGATTAAGTTATGAGAATCATGCCCCACCGAGCTTGCTATAGCTCCATACTTGATGCCAAATCCCTTTACAAAACCCAGCCCGATATTCCCCGTGGCTTTATGTCTTTCGATAACCGCCATTTTGAGTATATCCCGCTCCGTATCCGCAATCGCAAGGTCTTTTTGCACTTTAACCTTCTCGACAAGATGTTCTGTTACTATTTGCCCCGATATTAGCCCAATAATATGTGCTTTAGCACCCTCTACAGCAGGAATAACAAAATCTTCTTCATCGAATGGCGCGGTATTCATGGTATTTTCGGCGGAAATGGAGGTTTTCGCCCATTTATTTTCCAGAAGAATACCATCTTCGGCCACCAATGCGCCTTTCGCCCAAACCTTACGCGGATAGAATTCGCTTAACCCCTCGATCCATATTAAATTAGCGATCCTACCGGGTGCAATAGCTCCAAGTTTCTCTTGGCGGAAATATTCCGCTGCATTCAGCGTTCCCATGCGAATAGCCTCTATTGGATCGACACCGAAATCTATAGCGCGTCGTATCATATAATCAATATGACCCCTGCCGAGGAGTTCTGGCGGATGTAGATCGTCGGAGGCAAAAAGAATCCGTCTTGAATTTGCTGGAGTAATTGCAGGTAAAAGCGCATCGAGATTCCGCGCGCCGGTTCCTTCACGGATCATTAAATACATACCAGCGCGGAGTTTTTCCCGAGCCTCTCCTACAGTCGTAGCCTCATGCTCCGAACCTATACCTGCTGCAACATAAGCATTGAGCTCCTTGCCCGACAGTCCGGGCGCATGGCCATCTATGACACGACCTTTGGATACCATTATTTTATCCAGAACTCCCGGTAGGCAAAATAATACACCCGGATAATTCATCATCTCAGCAAGCCCAATTACATTTTTCTCGCTGAAAAGCTCAGCTATTTCATCGGCACCGATATTCGCACCTGAAGTTTCCATATCGGTCGCTGGAACGCACGATGGCACCATAAAAAATATCGTCAATGGGAGACCATCGGCCAACTTCAACATAAGCTTTATCCCATCGACTCCCATAACATTAGCTATTTCGTGGGGATCGGCGAACACCGCAGTAGTCCCAAATGGAAGCACACCAGCAGCGTAACTAGGTGGCGAAACCATGCTTGACTCGATATGGCAATGACCATCGATAAGTCCGGGGACTAAATAACCACCATCGAGTTGCACAACCTTTTGCCCTTCATATTGTCCAATACCAGCGATTTTGTCTCCCAATATAGCAACATCTCCTGAGATTATCTCTCCCGAAAGAGTGTTTACTATTTTTGCGCCCTTGAGAACGACATCAGCCGGCTTGTCTCCCTTTGCAACCTTGATCAAATCGATAAGTGTATCCATACTCATAATTTCTCCTGAATTACAAAAAAACTAATTTTTATACAGTTCATTGTTATAAATATAATCCTTAACTAAATCCGTAACAAGTCCATCTATGGATTCTCCTCTTGAAACCATCCTACGTATCTCTGTGGCTTCGATATCGACGATAGGACAAGGAATTAATTTTACATGCCTTAAAATACCCTCGTTTACTTCCCCAATATCCCAACCCGGCCTCACTGCCACATCTATCTCAGCTAATTGCCATAACCTATCGTATTCCTTCCAAGTATGAAGTTCTACAAGTGAGTCTCCCCCAATCAGAAGGTGTAATACATCGTTTGGAAATTCGCGTCTAAATCGTTCAAGCAAAAAAACGGTCCAAGGCTGTTGGGTGGATTCTAGTTCATAAAGACAAATCTCAAAAAGCGACTTATCTTGTATTGCCAATTTAACCATTTCAACACGATGTTTACTTGGCAAAATATCATAGACATCTTTGTGCGGTGGAATTCTGGCTGGAACCCAATTAACAATATCCAGCGGGATATATTCAGCTATATTCTGTGCCAATGATAAATGTCCCAAATGAGGTGGATCGAAGGTGCCACCAAATATTCCACGGTGTGTTAGCATATCAATTATCGGTTTTCCTTAACAATTTCGATGCCTTTTGGGCTATCTCCGTATCACCGTCGTAAGTAGCTAAATCGGTTAAGATGGATATACCTTTGGCCTCCTCCCCCGGCAACTCTAGGTATACTTTGGCCTTTAATAATAGGGTTTTGGGGATCAAGCTAGTTCCATTATATTCTTCCTCGATGAGATCTGCATATAAAATAACAGTCTCCCATTTCTTGAGCTTAAAATATGTTATAGCAATATCATATTCTTTTTTAGCTAACTTCTCCCTGCACCGCTGAATCCCATCTTGAGCTTGTTCGAGATACTCCGAGCTCGGATGAAAAATTATAAAATCTTTGAAATATTCTAGGGCGGCTCTAGTTTTATCTTGATTGAGATCTGTTCGAGGCGAACTGGCCAAAAAGGCCTCGCCGATCATAATCTCGGCTCGTTCAGCATATTCGCTTTCCTCAAACCTTTGGGATACACGGCGATACTCCATCGATGCGAGGTCGAATTGGCCATCGTTGTAATAGCTTTCGGCAAGGAGAAAAGTCCCCTCCGCAATAGCTTCGTGATATGGGTATGAATAAGCATATTCAGTAAACGACGATACAGATTTGCTCCATTTTTCCTCATTAAAATAGGCCTTACCTCT of bacterium contains these proteins:
- the bamD gene encoding outer membrane protein assembly factor BamD — translated: MLRIVISFLTMFFILISSGCSKKSALIEGDNISKADLLFERGKAYFNEEKWSKSVSSFTEYAYSYPYHEAIAEGTFLLAESYYNDGQFDLASMEYRRVSQRFEESEYAERAEIMIGEAFLASSPRTDLNQDKTRAALEYFKDFIIFHPSSEYLEQAQDGIQRCREKLAKKEYDIAITYFKLKKWETVILYADLIEEEYNGTSLIPKTLLLKAKVYLELPGEEAKGISILTDLATYDGDTEIAQKASKLLRKTDN
- the ade gene encoding adenine deaminase, coding for MDTLIDLIKVAKGDKPADVVLKGAKIVNTLSGEIISGDVAILGDKIAGIGQYEGQKVVQLDGGYLVPGLIDGHCHIESSMVSPPSYAAGVLPFGTTAVFADPHEIANVMGVDGIKLMLKLADGLPLTIFFMVPSCVPATDMETSGANIGADEIAELFSEKNVIGLAEMMNYPGVLFCLPGVLDKIMVSKGRVIDGHAPGLSGKELNAYVAAGIGSEHEATTVGEAREKLRAGMYLMIREGTGARNLDALLPAITPANSRRILFASDDLHPPELLGRGHIDYMIRRAIDFGVDPIEAIRMGTLNAAEYFRQEKLGAIAPGRIANLIWIEGLSEFYPRKVWAKGALVAEDGILLENKWAKTSISAENTMNTAPFDEEDFVIPAVEGAKAHIIGLISGQIVTEHLVEKVKVQKDLAIADTERDILKMAVIERHKATGNIGLGFVKGFGIKYGAIASSVGHDSHNLIVLGANDADMNTAAKAVVKMGGGFVAVRDGEVLGKLRLPLAGLMSFSTVISVDKKMEKIKNITNKMGSTIDDPFMMLGFLALPVIPKLKLTDDGLVDVEKFTIIDLFE
- a CDS encoding 2-hydroxyacyl-CoA dehydratase; protein product: MKKRIGITTTIPQEVIWASGNIPVDLNNLFLADDKREQFLSLAYREGYPRTICAWIAGIYGAVAMSEDIDTIVFLSQGDCSNTHALAETLEDIGIKVIPFAFPYDGNKRILDAEITNLGCYFGVEREQIIENFRILEKPRRLAQDIDRLAWEENKITSFENHLFHVTTSDFNSDIEKYCATAEKLIEDAKKRTSFDDRVRLGYIGVPPIFPEIFDFFDSLKARVVFVEVQRQFSLPFEGADLLEAYCRYTYPTSVFRRIKDIKEAVQTRSIDGIIHYTQSFCFRQIEDLLFRKHIDVPFLTIEGESQFDLDERTRVRAEAFIKLLEDKK
- the nadD gene encoding nicotinate (nicotinamide) nucleotide adenylyltransferase, giving the protein MLTHRGIFGGTFDPPHLGHLSLAQNIAEYIPLDIVNWVPARIPPHKDVYDILPSKHRVEMVKLAIQDKSLFEICLYELESTQQPWTVFLLERFRREFPNDVLHLLIGGDSLVELHTWKEYDRLWQLAEIDVAVRPGWDIGEVNEGILRHVKLIPCPIVDIEATEIRRMVSRGESIDGLVTDLVKDYIYNNELYKN